The region GTCGACCTGAAAAAGTTACTGAAGTAGAAAATGAAGCTAATTAAGCTGAGATGTGTTGTATTGAGGAACAGGAGGTGGCCATAATGGAAAACATTGATGATATGTATCCTTCCAAAGGTACAAATGATGGTCACACATAGGATCGGACTTGTAGTCGCAGTTGCATTCACTTGTCAATTTAATAGTGCCGGTCTTCAAATTGCAACACAGAATCTTCCCCGAGTCTAACGCCAGATACACTATGCTGCAATCATACGGATGTATAGCAATCAAATATAAACCAAGCAACCATTGACGACCATCAACTATACACTCTTGCAGCTTCACCTTACGCTTCAAACTCCATTTCGGCTGCTCGTTCAGTTCCCAAATTTTCAATACGTACCCACGAGTTCTCAGCTGAGCTACGCACACGGCGCCACAGCACAATCCAAATCCTTGCATAAGCCCAACTGAACGTTGTCCATCTCCATCTTCAGGCGGATCAACGACTGAAACAAATTTACTATTGTGGATGTCGTACACAAAAGTATATTTCCAATCGATAGCTCCCCAAAGCAGCCATCCACCATGATGAACTGCGGGAGAAGGCTTGCTAGGCCAGTTCATCGGACTCGGAGTGCTGACCATGGAATGACTCCACTGCCCCGTCTCAGATGAAAATACACAAACCCTTAACACGGACGTGATATTCCAGAAGGAATTGTGCCTAGTCAATGGCCTACACTAGTCCAATCATGGTTTACTGAGACTAGTCAGGTTTGCTTTTATTgtttatctttttgtttttattttattaaagtgttATCTAATTAACTTCTATATACAGAGAGTGAGTGCAAAAAACACTATGAATGCGCTTCAAAATAAACATAGTCATACTTCAGGCAGAATGAGTTATGCAAGACGTAGAAAAGCAATGGTAAATTCTTATACTTGTGCTATTAGTGTTATTAGTGGTTACAACCTTTGATAATAGAGATAGACACTTACAGTTTAGTTGGTGTTCAGGTAATTGTTATTGTTGCTGCTTTTTAAGTAACAGTTAacacaattaatttaatattaatataattgttGTAATGTGTTATAGGAAAAAAGAAGGGAAATCTCCTGATAGACTCATTTTTTTTGATGTCACTCATAAGAAGAAAGATGGAACTTATGTGGATGACAGCATTAAAAATCTAATGGTAATGATATCACAAATCTTAAATATGGAACTCTTATTATATATTAAGATTTTCTTTGTTTGAGATTTCTGGTGTGTTTGTGTGTTATTGATGCTTGTAAACTTCATAATAATATTCCTTTGGTCTTCTTGCTAACAGCTTTTACTTGGATACTAAAGATTTTGGAAATCTGAACTCTATAAATACATGATAGTGAATACTATGATATCCATCGAGTGGCATCAGCAGAAATTTTTAGCTTTTCTAATTCTATTTGCAGTGTAAGAAGTGAAATAGTTTTGGCCTTACATTTTGCGTACTGAAATGGCTTAGGATGATTATAGcttccaaaaaaaaatattagttaggCTCTTATCTGTTTAGCTTGACTCTGGAATTTGCCGGCACTGCTTTATCTGTTTAGCTTGCTGCTGTTTCCtttgatttaatgttttaaatagtGCTAACTgtaatatatttgtttttacaGGATAAAGCATCTGCTCTTCAAGCTGAACGTAGTCAAAATTCTAATAATAGCACAGCGGAAGTTAACGAGCAAATATTTAGAGAAGTAATGGGTAAAGAGCACAATGGTCGTGTGAGAGGTTTAGGGTTGGGGCCAACGCCTAGAAGTTATTTTGGAGCAACTTCTTATAATGTGGCTGAAAAATGGAATGGTTCTACAAGTTCAAGTCAGTCAAATGAAGTAGCAATTCTCAAAGAATCACTTCAAGAGATGACATCCAAGTATGAGGAAgtgaataaaaaatatgaagtttTATCAACTAATCATGAAGGTGTGTCTCAAACATTACTTGCTTTGGCGAACTTTGTATCTGAAAAGTTTCCCGGACAACTTTGGATGCCAACACAAGCGAACAAAAATCAGGTTTATGTATATATTTACTTTGACTAATAAAATTGTTAGTTGCATACATATAAGTGAACAATTTTATGACGCTTTAGAATACTAAttagtttgatattttaaatcaGGTTAGTGATCATGGTAGCGGTGGAAATGTGCAACATGATGCTTCATCACATTCAAGTCATGGTTTTGATAGCAATGAAGCTTGATATATCATTAGTTATGTTTGCTACTTATAGTTTAGTGCTTTTTTCTTACCTTTTGTTGCTCTTCATAATCCTAAAGCTTATTAATGTCTTTGCTATTGCTGGATATATTTACAGGGATCAACTCATTGATATTAGTAGTGTTTTCTTGACGATCATCCGTTTTTTTTCTGTAGATGCTAATTCTGAACATCGACAGTTTCTTGCTCTCTTTGTTTACGGTATTTTTCTGTCTATTCCTTGTTTTCTTTGGAATGCTAtttcttagattaattttttaaaattttcaatttatttaattcaataaGTTCGTTTGTATTGACAAAACTAGGTTGTTAATAGAGTGATTGATAATTGTTAATGCGTGTATGAGTAGAAAATGTTGGAAGATTCAATTTCTCTAATTCTGATCTTGTAGGGTTTTGATTATTCTCTGAAATATCAATAATTAGCAACCTTTAGATCATAGGTATCTTGTGTCGAGGGCCATAACATGTAGTTGAGGGTGGGAATTAAGTTTGGTCCATTATGGTTTTATCATTGCCTGTATTCATTCCAAGAATCATATATAGTGAAGTTTGATGTGTGATGATGAAGGAAAGTAATAAGTTCAATCTTAGGTGAGGTTGATATATAAATTGATATTTCTAAGCTCACACTCCTTTTCCCAACTCCATCATTGTCCTCTATGATTCTGAATATTGGTAGTGTTCTCTTGGTACTGAACATTGTGTTCTTTGATTAGGCCACTGTTAGCAATATTATTTActtgattttattttagttattctTTGATTAGTTTACTGTTGACTGATTAGTTTCTTGTATGTGTATCTTGATTATTTGCATATAGGAAATGATGTTGCTCGGGATAAATTGAGACCAAGAGAAGGCAATGGACTGAAGGCGACAAGACATGAAGAATGTTTATTTTTCATGACAAAACTTTATTCTGTTAATTTCTACTTTGAACATATATATTACAGTTAAGAGTATGAATTTACAATTAAGAGTATGAATTTAAGTGAACATAACATTAAGGGTATGAAAGACATTACATTTGCAAGTTTAtacatttgtttttattattgatattttagttttaaagtATCACATAtctattatgtttttaaaatataattatattcaaaaaaattaatattaaaaagaaattcttttttaaaaaagttatcgTTACTCATAGAAATGGTTCTAACCGTCCCTACGAATAAAACAAAAGACGGTTGTCCGAACCGTCTCTATATTGcattaaattcttattttgttCGTAGAGGCGGTTATAACCATCCCTAGAAAACCGTCTCAATTAGAAACCTTACCCCGGCGGAAGAAAAAATCGTCTCTACTTTATAGCTACGCCTATAATAACGACGCACGAGTGGCTGTTAAAAACAGTGTCTCTAATTTTTGTAGAGACGGTTAAAACCGCCCCTAGAGACAATAAAAACCGTCTCTATAGGTAATTTTTGGTGTAGTGGAACCACCTTGAAGCTGCGGAAGGAATCATCGCAAGCGAATCCAAGAAAAACTGTTACCATTATTTCAGTTTCACCGGAGATTGGTGCAGGAGGGAGAGTAACAGACTGCTTGGTTATGGGATTGCATATCATGTACAGATTATTCCAATACTCACCTTTAGCATATAGCAACAAGCCGTAGAAGGAAGCAGCAATTGACCATTCCCGGCCTATGAAATCTAAAGAAAATTCAAAACTGAAAACGTCCATAGGAGGAGGAACCATCAACAAACCGTGAAGCTTGTAACACTTGATAATAAAATCCTCCCCACGTCTAGTTTGATCAAAATTAGATTGGTGCCGCTCACGAAACCGATTCTGAAAGAAATTGCTTGAAACTAGAGAGCGCCATTGCTTGCACACCGATTGGCATTGGATTGCTGATTTCAGGCATGGAATCCTATGAAGGATTTCTATCAATAGATCATCATCCGTCACCACTTCGTTCATACCACTACTGCCCATGTCTAGTCTCGACCTACAAATCAACAACTCCTACACTAGAAACGTGAAAGAAATAGAAAACTTGAAACAGAGATGCAATCTTATATATTGTTGTTTGATATCGTAATGCTATATATCTACTTGTtagctaggtagcacggaaacggaaacgggaaacggaaacgatacgaaacggacacggggaaacgaaagtttttcaaaatggaggacacgaaacgtgggggaaacgtgtaaataacaaaaatataaggatatatttataaaaatattatctaaatatttatgataattaacaaaataattcattctaatatactaaatatttaaaattttataaatatataaaaaaatataatataattcaacacaaataagtatatttgatgtattgtgggcaatgcgaatgtaaaatttatgggtaactagttagatttttttatttgtgggcaataattttaatttttttacaaattattaatttttacaatttacggaaacggcccgaaacgtttcgtgcGGGTGTCCaaaagtttccggtttccgaaacgtttccgaaacgggaaacgtaactttgtcgaagtttccgtgcttcataGCTTGTTAGGATAAAAAAAAGGATAGAGTTTATAAGCGCACACGAGTTCATCTAAAAGAAATTGGTTTAAGTTATTTTTTGACTTCTAAATTTGTAGTCATTAACCCATCTCGCTCTCTAT is a window of Mercurialis annua linkage group LG2, ddMerAnnu1.2, whole genome shotgun sequence DNA encoding:
- the LOC126668755 gene encoding uncharacterized protein LOC126668755 is translated as MCYRKKEGKSPDRLIFFDVTHKKKDGTYVDDSIKNLMDKASALQAERSQNSNNSTAEVNEQIFREVMGKEHNGRVRGLGLGPTPRSYFGATSYNVAEKWNGSTSSSQSNEVAILKESLQEMTSKYEEVNKKYEVLSTNHEGVSQTLLALANFVSEKFPGQLWMPTQANKNQMLILNIDSFLLSLFTEMMLLGIN